The stretch of DNA ggttaGAAATAATCTTCGgcgaaaaaaaactctaaaatcaacctCGAcgttaaggttaaaaattaaaatttggcttataaacataagcaaaagcaaaaacaaaaggtgCTAATATCCCAAAGAAAACTCTAGTTTTTCTTTAAACTTACATAGGCTGTTTCTTGATCAGGAAGCTTCACTGCAGCCTCTTTTTTCAGTACGGAGCTACTTGTAGATGATAAAGGATTCCCCATGCGTATGAAGTCCCTAGGATGTTGATCATAATCCCACGACGAGATCAAACTTGCTTGCTCCAAACAAACCATAACACACAATAGTAAAACACGCATCACTTGACACATATTCTATAATACTcgttgcttaatttttctttctagatgaaaaaaaaacatctataCTCTTTGATTTCGCATAAGtaacatgtatttatatagataGACCATTGTGGTCTtctcagtaaaaaaaacttggatgTTTTCGGAGGTAGGTGAAAATTTATTATTCTAGATATGCATGTGCAGAAGTTATTAATGTCATATTGAAATGCCTATAAATGAATGCGATGGATATGCATGATCTTAAATGCCTATAACTGAATGTGAATAAGTACGGTGATTTGTGTTTGGATGTGCGGGCTGGCACGACCCGTTAGGCGCGGTTGAGGAAGCGGGCCTGGCCATGTCGGCCCATGTGCCGCTGCCACGGCCAGAAGGTTGTCGTGCCGACATGGGCGCGTTGAAGTCACGTGGGCTGTCTGTCAGCGCGAGCGTGGGAGCGGGCCGAGGAGTCGACGGCAACGCCACGAGCCCGCGGAGGCGAAGCGGTAGGGCAGCGGGGCCCACTGGTCAGGGGGCGAACGGCTGGTGGCATGGCGTTGTGCGGGCGTGGGTGGCGCCAACACGTGGATGCCGTGTGGCAGAACGGTGGGTAGGATTAAAAAGGATCAAATACAGTTAAAAATTAGCTCTATCTATTCGCTTTTGTATTTTTCGGAATCGAAATTGAAATCGGAAACCCAGATGCAGAAACGgaatcaaatataaatgtaGATTGAATACAAATCGAAACGAATTCGGTGACGGATATTAATCGGAacataaaaaaccttaaactATGTTCTCAAATCATAgaagaaatataacttgttatattttctaatataactCATCCATattctaaatataagcaattaaaaataatttctaatataactcagcggcgacggcggaggtgCGCGTGTGTGGCCAGGCAGTGCGGCTTGTGGCGTGACACGTACGTGCGACGGTGGTAGAGAGTTGTGGCTGTGCGTCGTACTCGTCACATACTATGTTTAGCAGTTGGGCCAGGCCAAATAGTTGGGCTGCAATTTGGACTGCGTTGGAGTGGAGCACAACCCGGATATCCGCATAATAATTTCGGATATTTTCcgacaattataaatatttggatcggagaaaataacaaaacaaatggtgtGCAACGATTTGGAGTGGTATTTTAAATGTGTCATTCCGTAGAGTAGCATTGTGACAAAACTAATCTTTGGTAGTGGCATAATATCCAATTTCTCTACTATACGGGAATGACAATAGGGATCCAGTGCACTGTCAATGTGCTGGCATTCAACAATAGCATTCACAGCTGAGACCCAATTATACATTTTCCATTGTTCCTGAAATAGCATTTGGTTGATTCATACCAAGGGGCAATTAGCCCCATTCTGGCCAAAACTGCTTGGAATATTGTTTCTTGAGACATGATCAAGTACTCCTAGCTTTCAACTCAATTTAACTAGTACTTTGGTGCATATTAACATGAGGTTCTTATCGTTCTTAACatgtatcttgagataccatatttattaaatatataaaagtttagtacCTATGTATTTAGacgtaccaaaattttacattaaaaatttggtacatctTCGAGTACCGTAAAATTTCTgtattaacatatattttgattatttgaaTTAGTACCAATAAAACTCAATCTGTCCCAAAATTGAGGACAGATGTGAAATGAAATTGATATTGGTTGTGATATATTGAGATGAGAATATAGATAGCTAAATTAAATGAGGGATGTTATGATTTCTTGCGACGAGGAAGTGGGTGGAAAACTTtggaataaatattttgaatgttagaagtttatattttggaaaataGTGAGTAGAACATTGGAAAAGTGTATATTCTGCAACAAGTTCGTAACAGAATTTTGGAATTTAAGTGTGCTTcatctcaaaattttcttttgcatattCTCATGTTTTTGAAGAATGTTTGTAAAAATCCACATGTTCTgtgttttaaatatatgagtttcaagaatattttaaaacactcAATCACATAATCAGGAAAAATCTATATCCAGCTTCCTTCTATATTAACTACAATTCTGAGTCAGTGTATTagaatactctctccatttctccatttgatagtatatattttatttcgttAGAAAGggtttgataaaatattactcaattaatatatcatttacatgacacaaaagtataataataagaaagcactttcatatataaatatattagtatcaattttagatcataaaaattatgatataaaaattatatcctaATAGAGTAATCTTTGGTTAACCTTTTatcctaacaaaataaaatacacctTATATTATATAAGCGGATAGAGTATGAGTTTATTAAACCATTCATAACAGGGATAGGCAGTTTGGATACGTACGTAAGACAGCACCCATAAAAGGCTCATAAAAGACATGTAGTTTGTATACGTACACACCAAGCACATCACCAGCAACCGGAATCACATCGCTCTGACGTTATTATGGTCAAGAGGCTAATACAACACATGTTGGAATAGTTAAGAGCGGGAAGGCCGAAAATGAAGATCGTAAGCACGTAGACATTATCAATATATACACTCAATTATCAACCCCTTGATCTGTTTCATCTTTAACCTCTTCAAGTTCGTCATCCTATCATTGAAGAAATGATGCCATTAGTCAATCATATGCTTTCATTTTAGAACAAGCGATTTTTGACTCTAAAGTTAAATAGATAAAGACAAAAGAACCTAATATGTAATCAAGGGAACAAATACATTTACTTTGGAAAGCATAATtatcctcccctccccctctgtTCAAAACGTAAAGACTTATTTATGTGTCAGCAATGCATTAAAGAAAGAATTTAAAATCTCTTTGAAAAGCCAGCAGGAATAGAAGAGCAACTCCCAACGCACCTCAAATCTATGCTGAATCCACTCAGCATATAAGCTGTCAAGAAATTTCTGCAGTGCATAATCATTGTCCATGGATATCACTTTGAAGAGAGGCTGCAAGGAGTGTTTGATATTATCATCACACTGAAAGTGCTCCAACCATTTATCGTCACAATGAATAATCTTCAGTTTACATGGGACAGTTGTGAAAGGCAGTGTTGTCAGCTGGGGACAATCCAAGATTTGCAAGCACTCCAATGATGGAAAGTGGAAGGAGGAATTGCAAATGGTAGTCAATCtcttcaaaaacatcaaagtAAACCTTTTTAGGCAAAGGTGTGAAAggggttttctttctttttcatcagCAATTGTCAGATTATCATTGTTCGATGTACTTCCAATTATTTGCTGCAGCGCCTCACAGTTATATACTATCAGGTCTTCAAGATATGGAAAACGTTGAACCCATGATACGTTAGTCAAGCTAATGCATGATATAAGATCCAACCGTTTCAGGTTCTTAAAGAGATCCTGGCTTTCAACTCCTTTCCAAAATACGTCTGTGAAGTAATGACCACATATGTATAGCGTCTCAACATTACAACTTCGATGTGGCATGTTGCTttcaaatattatttgttCCTCCTGTGTGAAGATGTATAACTCGGACAGATTCTTCTGTATCAGATCATTTCCAAATAAACTGTCTGAAAATGCAAACTTTTTCCATTCATCTAAATACTTTGATCTAACGGCTACACACAGGGACCTCACTGGTAAGTTGGTTTTGCAGAGCTCATTAAAGCATTTTATCTTACCAATGGTAATTCCAAGTGCTTTCAAGTTCCTCATGCATTCAAGAGCACCAAATGGTGGCTCGAATGTAGCACGTTGTTCCAACTGCAACGAGCAAAAGTCTACAACCTTCAGTCTGGAGAGCTTGGACAGAATATCTTCAGGTATGTCATTGATAGGATTTGATCGAAGAAGCAAGTACTCCAGCTTTAAAAGGCATCCAAGCTCTTGAggcaaatatttgattttgttctCTGATAAATTTAGGTAATATAAGTTCACAAGATTGCAAACTTCGGTAGGAAAGGTTTTGAACCAATTCCGTGAAAGGTCAAGGTACTGAAGAGAGACAAAAGCACATAAGCCAGTTACTGAACTTTCAAGTAAATGATTATTTTGGAGGATCAGCACAGCAAGCTTGGTCTGATCCTCAGAAATGGCAGGTAGCTCTGCTATTTCAGTCCCCACTGATAACATCCTCTCTGTATCACAAAAGTGTGATACTGTTTGTACAACCCACTTATTCTTGTCCCTCCCTTCGTTGCGTACAATCCATAGCGCCATGTCACGTATCACGTCATGCATTTTGATCAGTCTGTCATCATCAGTTTCCTCCAGAAGGCACTTGTCTACCAACTCATGAATTCGTGCATGTCCTGCATTGTAACTCCTCTGTATATCGTCCTCGTCAACAAGACCCAGTCCCATCCAGTACTCGGATAGTTTGTTTCTATCTAATAGATAATCTTCGGGCCATAAGGCGCATGATGTGAAACAATCTTTCAATTTTGTATGACTTAGACATTCATAGCTGAGTTTCAGTCGAGCAAACACACTTTCTTCCTTGCAAACTGGCCCTTCAATCTCATGAAGGCGTGATTGCTGAAGGAAGTCGATGCAATTCTGCCATTCTCTTGGATGCCTCTTGGTAGACATGGCTTTGCCAATTACAATAAGAGCTAATGGCAGGCCAGCAAGTTCATTTGCAACCTCTTGTGCCAATGGAAGTACGAGGGGATGGTTTTCGATGATTTCAGCGCCAACATTTTCCTTGAAAAGATGCCATGCATCAGTTTCATCCAGGCAATCTACTTTGATCCTTTGCCCATTCTTGACACCCATTTGGCCACAGACACTTTCAGAGCGTGTTGTTAGCAACAATTTTTGCTTGTAATTGCCAACTGAGCCATCTTTGTTTGGAATCCCAACCTTACCAAGATCAACATGTTCCCACAAATCATCCaataatataagaaaatttttacttttGAGAAATTCATATATGACAACTCCCTGAGATTCTGTGTCATCCTTCTTCAGCAGCATCTGTTCCCCAACAATGGCATCTTGTACCTTCAAGTGCAACAAGTACAAAAGTACTTTGTCATTTGGAGCAAATGGGCACAGAGCTTAATAAATAATGTCGTAAAAGTATTTCAATACAGCGGCATGCAGTTCTTTGAAATGTCAAAAATGTCCATTAGCTGCCAAAAGAACACTTACGtaaatataactcatattattACATAATAGTAGTACAAGATGGCACTATGGTAATCAATACGAAATGTTGAAAATAGTATTATAGAAATCTTTGCTCCTATAAAACAAACTATTGTTCCACCCTCCTCCAGAAGCAATGGCAAATGGGCTCGCTCACTCCGtgccaccaaaaaaaaaagttaaaaacagAAGAAGCTGCTTTGCTACCCTACTTCCCTATTGGTTGTAGCCTTGTAGGTACTCAGCCTATAGTCCTTATGTGTAGTGGTTATTATTATATTGTCCTGGAGCCTTTTTCATTTCTACAAAGTCGGATCAAGCAGCTGTTTATATGTGATTCTAGCTCTTCAATGAAATCAAGGATGACATCGTGCTGTGGTTACAAGCTGGGCTGTTCAGGCAGCAGGATGTCTAAAGAGCTagtggttttgttttttacgtTCGTGTTTCTGTTGTTCTCTCTGTTCTTGCATGACTCAGCTCTCTATGCTGAGCTGTAACTAACCTTGTAATGCTACTTACCTTAATGAAATTGGTTGGCCATTCTGGGGCATTCCCAGCTATTTATGTGTGATTCTGCACATAATTGCTATCCTAGGCAGTTACGTGTACGTGGCGCAGTTGACATTCTCAAGGTTTCCTCACATTATGGTATCAACACatatttcaactaaaaaatttaaaatgagaaattaaattaaacatatgtaaattaaaaacttataaatgAAAACACATGTTGAAATATTTGAGAACTTGATCAGAATTGTGGCATCTATTATATGCACATACAGGATTGGAATGCAAAAGATGTGTTGTatcaaatagataaaatttggaACAAAATGTCAAAAAGAATACATTATCAAATATGTGAGAAACTCGTAATTTAGTatatctgaactctgaagtaTAAAACACCTTGCTATCAATATACTAAAAATTTCCAGGAGAACATTTTTTGTGTTTAAAATATTGaagtttacatataaaaattgtaaagttagattcatatataataGGCAACCACCTCTAACAATGAGATTCCAGCAAAACTCCACTATAATCTACATAGAATTGAAATTAAAGTTTGCAAAAGGTAAACTTTAGCAACAAAATTATTACAGAAACATGTACATCAAGGTTCAACAGCCAATTCAATATAATTAGTTGAAGAGAAACTTTACAAGCCAAAAGGGAGCACAACATACCTTTGCAACAGAGCAACCTTTGGAGGCAGTAACTCGAATAACAACATCAAAAACAGGGTTTTTGTGGAACAAGTTATTGATCTGATGGAGCAGATGTGTCTTTCCCACACCTCCAGGGCCCCACAGTCCAACCTTGCTTACAGCATCATCCTTGATGAACTTGACAGCAAGGTTGCGATAACGATCTGTACTTGTTAGGCCTATGTCAGTTATGGGCACTTCAGTGGAAGG from Oryza brachyantha chromosome 12, ObraRS2, whole genome shotgun sequence encodes:
- the LOC121056060 gene encoding probable disease resistance protein At1g61300, giving the protein MDIIGMKCSGAILISLIRLSKQYAAYFFQTHKCVRALEAATERLRERLNDVKTKVDGATRKGMQPSHEVEGWQKRAEQACAETEKIQAKYDKRAKCMGSLSPCICVNYMIAKSAAANCQAVEKIYSEGSFEEFGIMVPQPSTEVPITDIGLTSTDRYRNLAVKFIKDDAVSKVGLWGPGGVGKTHLLHQINNLFHKNPVFDVVIRVTASKGCSVAKVQDAIVGEQMLLKKDDTESQGVVIYEFLKSKNFLILLDDLWEHVDLGKVGIPNKDGSVGNYKQKLLLTTRSESVCGQMGVKNGQRIKVDCLDETDAWHLFKENVGAEIIENHPLVLPLAQEVANELAGLPLALIVIGKAMSTKRHPREWQNCIDFLQQSRLHEIEGPVCKEESVFARLKLSYECLSHTKLKDCFTSCALWPEDYLLDRNKLSEYWMGLGLVDEDDIQRSYNAGHARIHELVDKCLLEETDDDRLIKMHDVIRDMALWIVRNEGRDKNKWVVQTVSHFCDTERMLSVGTEIAELPAISEDQTKLAVLILQNNHLLESSVTGLCAFVSLQYLDLSRNWFKTFPTEVCNLVNLYYLNLSENKIKYLPQELGCLLKLEYLLLRSNPINDIPEDILSKLSRLKVVDFCSLQLEQRATFEPPFGALECMRNLKALGITIGKIKCFNELCKTNLPVRSLCVAVRSKYLDEWKKFAFSDSLFGNDLIQKNLSELYIFTQEEQIIFESNMPHRSCNVETLYICGHYFTDVFWKGVESQDLFKNLKRLDLISCISLTNVSWVQRFPYLEDLIVYNCEALQQIIGSTSNNDNLTIADEKERKPLSHLCLKRFTLMFLKRLTTICNSSFHFPSLECLQILDCPQLTTLPFTTVPCKLKIIHCDDKWLEHFQCDDNIKHSLQPLFKVISMDNDYALQKFLDSLYAEWIQHRFEDDELEEVKDETDQGVDN